AATATAAGGCAATGCCTCTTCAATTACATAAATGGGGGTACCAATATTAATGGCAAGGCCTGGTAAGCCGCCTGCATTTTGAATTTTCTTAAGCAGTTTTGCCATGTTGTATCCGCATACCTCAGCCTGTATAACCACATAGCTTCCTGCACAATGGGGCAGCAATGCTTCAAAGAGCCTTTCAGGATAAGATACCAGAAGGTGGATATCCAATTGCATTGATGTTATCTTTTTTATCATTGGTATCATATCTGTCGGCAGCATAATTTGGCTGCCATACACATCATAGGTAGTATCCATTAAATCAAAATGAATTAATTCGATACCCACTTCCTCAAGTTTTCTTATTTCTCTCTCCATATTCATTAAATCCCCACGGGCTATGGAGGGTGCTAATCGAATTTTCATTTTCTCACCCATTTCCTGTTATCATGATTTTAATTTTGCCAAACACTACTTAAGATAGATATGCCCGAAAAGCATTGCACTGTTCTACAACAGAGTTCTCCTTGTTATAAATGCTTTTCGTTCCCAGAACAAATATATTGGCACCCATTTCCATGGTTTTCTTTGCCACTTCAAACGATACGCCTCCATCTACTGAAATAGGTACGTGTTCACATCCGGCATCATCCAGCATTTTACGGGCGCGGCTAATCTTGTGCAGTAATTGAGCGTCTAAGTCAATTCTCGGTCCAGTCCCGCCGTTACCCAGTATAAGCAAAAGAAAATCGAGGGAAGGCAATACTTCCTCTATGGCGGATAGTGATGTGGCATAGTTTAAAGCGGCGCCTGCCTTTGCCCCGGCGTCCTTTGCCTTTTTTATAAGCCCCATTAGCTCAATTGTGGTTTCCGTATGGAAAGATATATAGTTGCCCTTGCAATAAGGGAGCAAATAATCTATAATACGTTGCGGTTTATCGATCATTACATGGATATCAACTGGGATATTCGTTATTTTATTAATGGCTGATATTAACATTGGCGGAAGCATTGTTGTTGTTGTGAAAGTAGTATCCATTACATCAAAATGTATAAGTTCCACTTTTGCCTCTTCCAACAGCCTGATTTCTCTCTCAAGGTTTAATAAATCTGCGCACATAATTGACGGCGCGAGCATTGGTTTCACAATCGTATCCTCCTTTATATATATTTATTTGGCTTGAAAACAGTCTTTCTATATTTAAGTTTAATAAGTTTTCCTACTATTTATAGTAAATAGACTTGGCCCTATTTTAAGTTTATTTACTATGTCACAAAAACATGGGTTGGCCGCCTCTCCATCATTCCAAATTGGCATGCCGTATGGAGATAAATTGGTCTATATTCTGATTTTCTCTTACCACGCCCTTTTGAAGGGCCAAGTCAAGAAATAAGCTGTCACAAATTAACAGCATGCATTGCTCAAATGATGATCCTTTTGGCTGAATGCTGTCTACGAGGCCAACAGGAATTTCAACAGTACAATCTGACAGTCTGCCAATGGTTGA
This is a stretch of genomic DNA from Anaeropeptidivorans aminofermentans. It encodes these proteins:
- a CDS encoding ribulose-phosphate 3-epimerase, whose protein sequence is MKIRLAPSIARGDLMNMEREIRKLEEVGIELIHFDLMDTTYDVYGSQIMLPTDMIPMIKKITSMQLDIHLLVSYPERLFEALLPHCAGSYVVIQAEVCGYNMAKLLKKIQNAGGLPGLAINIGTPIYVIEEALPYIHMVNLLIREGFESAAPLNTHILDKVARTRSYLNKHNGAHISIEADGSIGMEETRLLVDKGADILVLGTKTIFRQNRSYAENTQDIFDIIGRTEI
- a CDS encoding ribulose-phosphate 3-epimerase; protein product: MLAPSIMCADLLNLEREIRLLEEAKVELIHFDVMDTTFTTTTMLPPMLISAINKITNIPVDIHVMIDKPQRIIDYLLPYCKGNYISFHTETTIELMGLIKKAKDAGAKAGAALNYATSLSAIEEVLPSLDFLLLILGNGGTGPRIDLDAQLLHKISRARKMLDDAGCEHVPISVDGGVSFEVAKKTMEMGANIFVLGTKSIYNKENSVVEQCNAFRAYLS